The following nucleotide sequence is from Populus trichocarpa isolate Nisqually-1 chromosome 11, P.trichocarpa_v4.1, whole genome shotgun sequence.
ataagaattgtcaccaagtcaagatgtggccacccattcatcaattagtcaacaaatcaatagttccgaattttggcctataaaaggaggtatttgccatgtatttagacatcttggtgttcagatcaagatcatgctcttgctcttgctcttgctctctttttatattttgtaatgcttaagttttgcttatattaatttcttgcataTGCTCTTcgtttcctttccttgtttatttatgtttctctctttcattatgtttagctaagttaattatgtcaaggtgaaaatggtacactaatggtgtaagaataagtataatataaacttaacatggaccttaatgttggatactaacatgctttatatttgttatcttgttcacttttaatactttgcttgttaaatggttaatctagatttatgttgtataacacttggtacaacaaatacttagcactttcatagcccatactgtatggtataaccgacacctgagctatgaaaggaacttgatttgttgttaacataagttataatcatgaatgcctgacaacatttacaagtattagcattattcgaataagataactaatgtaatcatgttaacaatttataatctgattggaacctccttatgtgtggtttccaattgaataataagagtttatactgtacttgtttgaaataccattagtggatcctctaaccttgacatttgttgttatcattgtttaatccttacattaatcttgcatctcaaagttctcatcaacttcttcttcctcctctttattattattattattattattgttgttgttgttgttattttgttgctgttaactataatttatacaattaacctccctgtggttcgaccccggtcttgccgggttatttattacttcgacactcctacactttgaaaaagacatcaatcttttggtcgtgtcagctTGATCTACCTTTTATGCCAAGATATGGGGTTAAAAACACTATAATGGAACTTCTCTTGCTAAATCAAACTCgttgatagaaaaaataagaagcGTTCTTGGTGGTTGGATTATAAGTAATCAACTAACCTCATATCTCCTTTTCTATTTTACAGACCCTCCTTCTAATCACTTAAATCTAAGGATTAAAATGttaacaaaatgattttaaaaaatgtgaaaaccttaagaaaaaaggaccaaaaacaaaacaaaaactttatggactaaaataaaaggaaaatgtgCTCCATGCATAATGGAGAAAAAAGGGGTTGAATATTTATTCtagtttcaaatttgatctttaaagttttgattgttttgaatcaataaaattaaattttattttactaaattgagCAATAAATCTACATCTAAACTTATTATTGACATCAAGAGAACTCTATATCaagccaacaaaaacaaatcatcaagttcaatcataaatcaacttaatatgaaaggatgagattgaaaaaaagagtaaagtggctaaaaaaattttaaatgatcaaaaaaataaaaaaaacataacaggTAATCATTGCAATCAACAATTGATTATGTCTTCCTTTTATGTtgcattttcattattatttttatatattatctcTTTCACCTTGCATTGTCTTGTGTGTTTATGATTTCAAACAACATTTACTGGTTTATCAagcattaattttacaaaactgaattgtaattgttactaaaaatagcaattaaaaaattacgatcaaatttgataaaaattgacATGCCACTATGCTAATTTAGAGAGGGCTAGACACAAAAACTGAGAAGATCAAAAGGAAAAGAGGGAGGagaggaaaggaaagaagaatggATAATTGAAGTCACACTGGACTCGGGTCATTGTCACACACAACCTCATGAGGAAGTCTCTATCAAGACAATTCCAACAATAACAAAGAAGGCCACCATTGGATCCCGAAGAAAGTTGCACATTCCACAACAATGCATTGACCTCTTTCACATGCTAGCATGCGTGTTACACATGCCATCCACTTCTTCACTTTAGTCCCTGGTTTggcaaaaaaaagagttgaacatttgttttaatttcaaatttgatctttaaagatttaattatttcaaatcaataaaatcatattttattttaccaaaTTAAACATTAACCCAGACACCCTGAATGTTTTCTTGACACTACAAGAACCCAAAACCAagctaaaagaaacaaattactaAGTCCAATACTACATCAACAATatgtgaaaggataaaaaaaaagttaagtaaTAAAAAAGGGTTGAAAAAAAAGCCTTAATATTTAGTTCCTGATTCGACAAAAACAAATGGCTAAACATTTGTCAATTTCAAATTCAGTCTTTAAAGCTTCAATTattttgaatcaataaaattgacttttattttatcaaatcaagcattaaccgagctttgaattttttttctcaacatcaCAATAACCTAACATCAagataatcaaaacaaatcattaaatcCTATCTCATATCAACTCAATGTGAAATGATCAAGTTGGGAAAAAAggtcaagtgaaaaaaaaaaaccattatgcaacattattacaatccacattatatttgtgtttatttgtacaaaaaaatcattggctcttttagtttgtttttaattttccaacGATATAAAACTTGTATTTGTTCAAcattactttttgttttttgtaaaaatCTCTATTTGAAcagaaatacatgaaaaataaaattcaattttttagcgtacaaatattttcctttcaaaacCGTCTCTAATcattttcaacaaagaaaaaaaatatttaggataattaccaaaatatcctttgagaaaatatttttatctaaaaaaacccatcaaaatatttttgatatctattaaatccaaaataaattcatatataagaagaaaaatcattttctaatattgagtttattttattttattttgaattcttatagattaaaaaaaagtcattgatttagataaaaaaaaaatattttacaagattttatattttacatttatttgtaaataatgtgtgtgtgtgtgtgtgttatataaaatataaatgtatacaccatataaatataatattatttatacattttcttgttaaatgtttttattttaaaatccattagatacttttatatttaaaacatcCTGAAATAAAATCTCTCATACAAAAAAACCAACTTAAACATTATAATCAAGCtctaactattttttaataatatttaaatccaataaatattttttattcaatctctaactaaaataacacttttaatttaaaatctattaaatattttttttaattttcttgttaatagtGGGAGTaagattcaaataaattttataatattcaagCTCTAAGTAGTCCAATactataaaatacaatttggtCTCACTAAAATAGGTGTCAcgtaattaaaaattaaaaactaaaaataatgtcacatcatgaaaaaaaaaacacatactctctctctctcatcataccttttctctgtatttttaatataatctttCTTTTCAAGTCTCCATCTCttcaaaaaagttgaaaaaaaaatataaacttccTTTCTCtcaatctttttcaaaaaagagaaaaaaattgaaaaaaaaaagataacactTAATGTCCATTGAACTTTGAATCTTATAAATACAAATTATCAAGTTATTGAACTGATCTTAATTAAGAGatttaaaaactaacaaaacaatcataataaaaaaaaagtttcaatggTAACTCTCTCTACCTTTAAATCTAACTCCTAATTCATTGTCTTTATTAATCAATAAGAAAACCAATAAAAGTTTACCACTTTGATTCAAAttcttagtttttcttattttaaacaaaaacaaaatgctaaACTAGTCGaaacttatttttcttggtcAAAGTTTTGTATCTAATTCTAATTCGTTGATAGTTATTCCTTTTTTATAGGATTTgtacatcaaatcaaaacaccCACAACATTTTTACATTAACAAGAAGAGTTTGTTGACATAGAGAAAATtgatggagagaaaaaaatctatTGAGATAAAGTGTATGTTGAAAgagagaattttctttttaatgatgtgatattatttttgtttattcaataatatgacatttattttaataggaTCAAATTATGGTAAGCTGTATTGTTGATCGATTATTTTTCTACATCATGTTTCTATTCATTGGTCTGTCTAATATTCAAGATATATCCTCCTTACTAAGAAGGTCTTTACCTCATCAGGCTAAAACTTAACAGTTCTGAAGCCCAAATTTCAATGTTGTATTTATTTCTACTTTGTTTAATACCTAGAGATATAATTTACAATGTAACTTTATACCTCACATATTAAAGTCTATAATTAATTCCTAAcatttatctttattaattCATCTGATACTAGGAATATGCATtgcatcataaaattaatactccaaatattaattaaacaaataaatttttatggtatttttaaaattttggccaaatcctaatagataatcataaaactagttatgatacaaatttttgtatttttttcaaagcatgataaaaatgcaattattttttttgtttttgttttaaatatgcGTGAAAAACTTTTAGAATCTAGCTGTATgcacacaaataaaatatatttttgtattttttgaataaggaattttgatattttaatatttgttttcaaaattttgaagaaaagcaattatttttaatgttaaatcaatatcttacagtgtaagtctaCAACCTCGTTATTAAGcgaaattgttgaaaaaacatgcaagggacccataaataattttaaaatgatccttgatttttttttcataatttgattggaaattatttGGAGCTTGTTTggcaaaataagaaaataagagaCAAACTAGTGTTAAAAGAAAATAGCATGGCATGTTTGACAAACACgcccttattaaaaaaatcagaggtataaaaaatatcttaaggaTGTGTTTGGAAAAGACGCcttaagaacaagaaaaaacatttttttttcttcggtAAAAATCAGGCATTCCAAACACGCCCATATGGCTGGGATGGGCTGAGCCTAGCTACGTGGGCTGGGCTTAATGGCCTGAGGCCTAAGCCTAGAATtttaggaaacaaaacaaatgaaaatcaaacaagAGGTTTTTGCTGGAAATTCATGAAAAACATAGGGAACACGTTGAAGAACCTAGCAACATGAATATCATTTCAGACCATATCTCATAAAATTGAGGGCATTGAGACATGTAAAAACAACATTCAAACAAGATTTTGGGGTTGTATGAACACGATAATCATCCTAATATcatgattatttgattttttatgaagaatAAAACGAAAGAACCAAAGATCAAATGCCATGATGTTGGTGTTTTTAAACCCTTTGGATCCTAAATTAATGATCAACAACCTAAAATGCATGTCTAAAAGCcaacaatcaataaaaaaggcATGAAAATAAAGGACCTAAGATAATGTTTATCCGATGAATATCAACCTAGAAACccataaaaacccaaaattaccCAACAATAGTTCAACCCGAAACAAACcttaaaaacaacaagaaacataACTTAGCAACCATAGCTTAAGTATGCTCAACATAACTTGTTTGATCCattaaaacaacaagaaacaaaaaagcaaaagcaaaaacaaaacagtaagCAAAATCTATACTATCTCCAACAACTAAAAACACATTTCAACATTGTTCTGTTggcttttttttacatttgtaACCATAAACAACATTCATTAACTTAAACAAACCCAGTTAGCCACTAATAATgacctaatataaaaaaaaaacatcttttaacATATTCTACCATAAAACTTTATTAAACATCTTGAACCATTAAAACATGCTAAAATGTGTCTCAAATTGCCATTTAACACTCCAATAAACAATCTTAAACATCAAACCAAGCCTTAAACAAAACATACATATACTAAATCATATTATAACTAAGCatctaaaaaaagatcaaataaaaCACTAATTACATCAAAACTAACAAGAAGTTAAAAGGGGAATgcataatgaatatttaaaacaaacatttaaTAAGCAGATAGAAATGGAAGGGGGTTTGCTCATTGAGTTTCACCCCCTTCTCAAAGTTAGAAACATACTTGTATAGAAAAATACCTCTTCAATAGGGATTTCTAAACCAACTTTGGACTTCTAAAGGTGTATTATGAAaggttttatgttgtttttcttggttGGTTAATGGTTTGGCTAAGGGTATTCAGGTTTGGTAGTATAAGGGTATGTGTTTTCCAGGTTTCTCCTCCCCTTCAATAGCCTTTGGTAAAGGTTTTTAAAGGGCAATGAGAATCATCTAGAGGCCATAAGCTGGACAATCCTCACCCTTTAATGTTGGAGAATGAATCTCATCCATCCATTGAGGTTGAGGATCAACCTTTGCAACATTTGAGAGTTGACAAAAGGAGTATATTGGCTGGTTTTTATTAGTTTCTGGCAAACACGGCTAGTTGGGGTATGGGTTTTAACCTTTTATAATAATGCCTTCAGGGCTGTAAAaaagcttttgttttgtttgggtaGAAGTACAAAATGCAGGGTGTGAACTGTTatgtttcttgttttgtttgggGGAAGAGATGAGGGAAAAATAAGCTTTGCAAGGTGGTGGCAAAACCAAGCTTTTTTTCAGGACTTTTGGAGAAGAAGACTAATAGTGGCCAGATTTCTTAAAAGATGAAGGGTTAACAATTTAACTTAATCTATTAGAAATTCAGTGTCATTTAATTTAGATGcatcaattttttatctgatttaattaagattaagtTCGGGGATAGGTGTGGGTTGTATGTGCTCTATCACTCAACcccttttaactttttatttttttatttttatatgtaatattatttttttaatgtaatgtgtaaatttttattttatgattcataaaatatttttataatcttcTGAATATACTTAAGTAGagtctaatttataatttataaataaattttgtttttattttgtggttATTTTATGTATAACCTAAGAAAAAGTCTCCCGTCTCGGGTCGTCGTCGGCTGGGGATATGTTAGTCACTACACTATTAAATAAAGAGATGTTTTCGTCCGGCACTCTAGGAACTCGGGTCGGGATCACAAAACCGCAACCCATCGCCGCCAGTGACAAAGGAGAGAAAACAAGGCAgcgaattttttatttctagggGAAAAGGTCCACACCAGTATATCTTGTGTAGCACAATACATAGTTTACCTACCATTAATTATTACAACCTCAATTTCCTCAAAATCAGCAATATATCGACGACCATGAACAGGGTCTGCTAAGCTAGAGGCGAAGAGTCATCATCTGGAGCTTTCCTCTTTCCCTCTTTCCTGATACTTCACAATGCTACTGGATCGCTGAATCCTTTTTATTCATGGATCAACAAATAAAGAACATTTCACATTCTTCAGTGCATGAACAAGTCTTAATGCTTTTTTGAACAATATATCTAAGTTTTGAATCTATAGTGTTTCCTTGAATGTGTCGAGTTCATAGTAATTTCTGGGTGGTTTTGAGTGTTGGTATGGTTCTCATCGGCTTCCACTCCGAATTTACATGCCTTAAATGGAGTTTGAAACACtgataacattaattttttttttcctgtgaatAAGATTCCTTTGAAACATATCGCACTTCCCATGCAAAAGATACATGAAATGGATTAATTTATGCAGATGAATTTATCTGCATTATTACCATCCCTAAATAATAACGTTGGTTAATTTATACGAGTTTTTGGTGTCAACAACTCACAGAGaggaattcaaaaaaaaaaaaaaacattgatataCCATTTATTTATAGCTTTTACTGTACATGAATATCATTCATGTTATTTTCACgttgaaaaaacaatgataatcaTCCCTGAAATATTTAATCATGGGTAAGCGTACAGATCTGAATTTAACAATAAGAGAAGATTTCTTGTGGATTGCAGGTGTAGTAGACATATGTTgatcatttgaagaaaaaatagtttcaagGTAAGTGACAATTTGTTTATATGGTACTTAATTACCGAGTCTATTGTGTATATATATCTATACAGTTTATATATTGAATGGAAAAATTATCTCAACTTTTCTTTTGTGAAACTATTAATCACCTTGTTGTGCTGGGAAGATTTagcaatagaaaagaaattgccttgacattaaaaaaaaagtacaaagcaGACATGATCCACTTAGCATAAATCCATAGCATTCTAATTCCAAACAATACTAgtatttaactatttattataCAAGTGGTTTcacctttcatatatatatatatatatatatagagagagagagagagctagatagatagatatataATATTGATCACCATGGCCACGAGCCTTGgatgataaatttatttcaagagCCCTGAAAGCTCTGCTGAGATGAGGCTGAAAGAGTAGGAGAAGAAACTTCAAAAATGCATTCATTTTCTGCTTTATTTGAAGAGAATATGTGCAGCCTCTTTTTTGGTGGTGAAGGAAGCTCGTCGAAGATGTATGCATTTTCTGCATTATTTGAAGAGGATACATGCAGCCTCTTCTTTGGAGTTGTTGGCACTAGTTCTTCCAGAGCTCCAATGGAGAGTATCTTCTTGATATATTCAAGTTTCTCTTTGACAGTGGAAACCATTGTTGGATGAGAACTTGAATCCGAACCTGAGATCGTGTATTCTGGAGATGCTTCTTGGAACTCCACTTGTCCTTGCTCAGCTGCCTCTTCACTTTCTGCAGGAGCCATTAGACATGGCTGAAGATCATAATAATAGTCTTTAAGGGTATTGCCCTTCTTGAATATTTCTTGACCTTGTAAGCACCTCAAGCTAGTAAATGGAGAGAAGCTGCTAAAATTGCTGCGATGATCGTCTCCATTTTGTGGTCGAGTGTTGCTTTTCTGGCGAACCCGGCATAAAACCCAATCATCCAACTAGgatatatatagaagaagaCTCCACAGTCAGTCGAAGAGGGTTTTGTTATAAAAgcgaatatttttaaaatacggATGAATAATAGAAGCTGTTATCATTGGATTCAACTTTAAGTTAGGCCTTTCAGCTTTTGTTCATTAACCAGTTCCTTATTTTCTTTGGATGACTTTGTCCGAAAAGAAGGTAGTTGACTAGttcaaggataaaattacaTGACTACTTCTTCGGTTtatcaagaatatatatagaaCTTAATTACTAATATGGTTAGTTTGatgtttattcttctttaattaaaaaatttccctCGTGAAACAAGAAGTTTCATCTTACGTAGAACCAGATATATTATACTGTTCCATGGACGTCTGTATGATACTGTTTCTACATCCTACTCTCACGATCAACACATCTCTGTTTCTTTATACGGGCTTTTATCGAAAAGAACAGCTTAAAAGACTTACTCGCATCGATCCCCTGAGCCTATGCAGATGGTGGGTATCATCAAGAAGGCGGTACTCAAGCATCAACCAActtgtttttatgccttttggaGGCCGGCCCTTGTAAAACACAAGAGCTTTCTTCACCCCAAGGCACTGTGATCCATTGGAGGTGAGGATTGGCTTGTCGGTTCCGGTTGCTTTCCAGTAACCTGATCCAGCTGCCCTGTTTGGACGAGCACCATTGGGGTATTTCCTGTCTCTTGGGCTAAAGAAAAACCACTCGCTCTCCCCAAACAAGGCTTTTCCTGCACAGGTAAACAGAACAACAATGGCAAAGAGAATGATGCTTCAAGATATCCCAAACTAGGATATcagaaaagcaattttttttttgtaccaaAGCAGCAAGAAAATCCACATCTTTCCATTGAAATTATGAACAATACACTACTTGAAAgacataaaaacatattttggtTGAGAAGAATGAATTAAGCACCTGGAAGTTCCCATGGATTGAATTTGTAGATATCCACGTCTGCTATTATAACGACTTCCAGATTTGAAGATGAGACTTTCTTTCTCAGAT
It contains:
- the LOC7483609 gene encoding protein ATAF2, whose amino-acid sequence is MTMCSPELLPGFRFHPTDQELIIHYLRKKVSSSNLEVVIIADVDIYKFNPWELPGKALFGESEWFFFSPRDRKYPNGARPNRAAGSGYWKATGTDKPILTSNGSQCLGVKKALVFYKGRPPKGIKTSWLMLEYRLLDDTHHLHRLRGSMRKSNTRPQNGDDHRSNFSSFSPFTSLRCLQGQEIFKKGNTLKDYYYDLQPCLMAPAESEEAAEQGQVEFQEASPEYTISGSDSSSHPTMVSTVKEKLEYIKKILSIGALEELVPTTPKKRLHVSSSNNAENAYIFDELPSPPKKRLHIFSSNKAENECIFEVSSPTLSASSQQSFQGS